One stretch of Solenopsis invicta isolate M01_SB chromosome 16, UNIL_Sinv_3.0, whole genome shotgun sequence DNA includes these proteins:
- the LOC105203791 gene encoding uncharacterized protein LOC105203791 isoform X1, with translation MMRCVQIGKKLRLNARGVENMTTNVNVNNDSSSRDRQEQPATSCSTPVARKSIVEVDDSPDIAYSPSPILPPCTQEGGNEVAWDWHCSLSRSPESRSRKQRAECETPKGTKLPRKRISNSPLLRKPRKRKTMKIENMQSIAQFSADLQALDERMMRVIEENDKNHLSNLAKEEEAPTLMNTIGEIRTSEIKDDKENNVLGEGSNRCNSIGETSGSNIIKKESSGNYDDLFDDSVDEDMIRCTQEIEEKFSLIDKGNSTQVKAEEECTKDITKTSVQSSSSEDYKKPLVRNVLGAGDNTMFKTYSRLSIKYNTNSSINVVTQEGKSAYKPCPNNNNIIHSPHIVKKPCDNKKLLKSNTVELFDLPEDSFDDWFADCDEKLFSQSNGTLARENGNTKFQSNYKCLTNAPLKSETKSADLFNPEASNATFANRKFFKTKSLSEQFVNRGANTNAKDNRINAARPMHLNSSKGTHASVSTKPIVTNDRRIENNPVSLMHNANRTRGYDVNRCAVKSDGDRFVKHHSTGNIKNDRQETTKTGSQPARCSAEEIERKRLQALAKLEAKRKLVSMKITNNINR, from the exons ATGATGAGATGTGTACAAATAGGCAAAAAGCTGCGTTTAAACGCGAGAG GTGTGGAAAACATGACGACGAATGTCAATGTGAATAATGACAGCTCTTCCCGAGATCGCCAAGAACAGCCGGCCACCAGCTGTAGCACGCCAGTCGCGAGAAAGTCGATTGTGGAAGTTGATGATTCTCCGGATATCGCTTACTCTCCAAGTCCAATCTTGCCACCGTGCACGCAGGAAGGCGGTAACGAGGTCGCGTGGGATTGGCATTGTTCTCTGAGCAGGTCTCCTGAGAGCAGGAGTAGGAAACAGAGGGCAGAGTGCGAGACGCCTAAGGGAACCAAGTTGCCAAGGAAGAGGATTTCGAACTCGCCTTTGTTACGTAAGCCACGTAAGAGAAAGACcatgaaaatagaaaatatgcaGAGCATCGCGCAATTCTCAGCCGACCTGCAGGCGTTGGACGAGAGGATGATGAGGGTCATAGAAGAAAACGACAAGAATCATTTGAGCAATCTTGCAAAAGAGGAAGAAGCGCCGACGTTAATGAATACAATTGGCGAGATAAGGACGTCGGAAATTAAAGACGACAAGGAGAATAACGTACTTGGAGAAGGCAGTAACAGATGCAATAGCATTGGAGAAACGAGTGGTAGCAATATAATCAAAAAAGAATCGAGTGGAAATTATGACGATCTATTTGACGATTCCGTGGACGAGGATATGATCAGGTGCACTCAAGAGATAGAGGAGAAATTCAGTTTGATAGACAAGGGAAACTCCACACAAGTCAAAGCAGAGGAAGAATGCACAAAAGACATAACTAAGACGTCTGTACAGTCTAGTTCCAGTGAGGATTATAAAAAACCATTGGTCAGAAATGTTTTAGGCGCAGGTGACAATACTATGTTTAAGACTTACTCGAGattgtcaataaaatataatacgaaCTCTAGTATAAATGTCGTGACGCAGGAAGGTAAAAGTGCATACAAACCGTGtccaaataataataacataatacatTCCCCCCACATTGTCAAGAAGCCATGCGACAATAAGAAACTACTCAAAAGTAATACCGTGGAATTGTTTGATTTGCCAGAAGATTCCTTTGACGATTGGTTCGCGGATTGCGATGAAAAATTATTCTCGCAGTCCAATGGAACTCTGGCGCGCGAAAACGGCAATACAAAATTCCAATCCAACTATAAGTGCCTGACTAACGCGCCGTTGAAATCGGAAACCAAATCCGCTGATTTGTTTAATCCCGAAGCGTCTAATGCCACTTTTGCGAACAGAAAGTTCTTTAAGACTAAGAGTTTGTCGGAGCAATTCGTTAATCGGGGCGCAAATACAAATGCTAAAGATAATAGGATAAACGCGGCGAGACCTATGCACCTAAATTCGTCCAAAGGCACGCATGCCTCCGTAAGTACCAAACCGATTGTTACAAATGATCGTAGGATTGAGAATAATCCAGTTTCGTTAATGCACAATGCGAATCGAACGCGTGGGTACGATGTTAACAGGTGTGCGGTAAAAAGCGACGGTGATCGTTTCGTTAAGCATCATTCGACTGGTAATATAAAAAACGACAGGCAGGAAACGACGAAAACTGGTTCGCAGCCGGCACGGTGTTCCGCGGAAGAGATCGAGCGAAAGAGATTACAGGCCTTAGCGAAACTCGAAGCGAAGAGGAAACTGGTATCCATGAAAATCACAAATAACATTAATAGATGA
- the LOC105203791 gene encoding uncharacterized protein LOC105203791 isoform X2 codes for MMRCVQIGKKLRLNARGVENMTTNVNVNNDSSSRDRQEQPATSCSTPVARKSIVEVDDSPDIAYSPSPILPPCTQEGGNEVAWDWHCSLSRSPESRSRKQRAECETPKGTKLPRKRISNSPLLRKPRKRKTMKIENMQSIAQFSADLQALDERMMRVIEENDKNHLSNLAKEEEAPTLMNTIGEIRTSEIKDDKENNVLGEGSNRCNSIGETSGSNIIKKESSGNYDDLFDDSVDEDMIRCTQEIEEKFSLIDKGNSTQVKAEEECTKDITKTSVQSSSSEDYKKPLVRNVLGAGDNTMFKTYSRLSIKYNTNSSINVVTQEGKSAYKPCPNNNNIIHSPHIVKKPCDNKKLLKSNTVELFDLPEDSFDDWFADCDEKLFSQSNGTLARENGNTKFQSNYKCLTNAPLKSETKSADLFNPEASNATFANRKFFKTKSLSEQFVNRGANTNAKDNRINAARPMHLNSSKGTHASVCGKKRR; via the exons ATGATGAGATGTGTACAAATAGGCAAAAAGCTGCGTTTAAACGCGAGAG GTGTGGAAAACATGACGACGAATGTCAATGTGAATAATGACAGCTCTTCCCGAGATCGCCAAGAACAGCCGGCCACCAGCTGTAGCACGCCAGTCGCGAGAAAGTCGATTGTGGAAGTTGATGATTCTCCGGATATCGCTTACTCTCCAAGTCCAATCTTGCCACCGTGCACGCAGGAAGGCGGTAACGAGGTCGCGTGGGATTGGCATTGTTCTCTGAGCAGGTCTCCTGAGAGCAGGAGTAGGAAACAGAGGGCAGAGTGCGAGACGCCTAAGGGAACCAAGTTGCCAAGGAAGAGGATTTCGAACTCGCCTTTGTTACGTAAGCCACGTAAGAGAAAGACcatgaaaatagaaaatatgcaGAGCATCGCGCAATTCTCAGCCGACCTGCAGGCGTTGGACGAGAGGATGATGAGGGTCATAGAAGAAAACGACAAGAATCATTTGAGCAATCTTGCAAAAGAGGAAGAAGCGCCGACGTTAATGAATACAATTGGCGAGATAAGGACGTCGGAAATTAAAGACGACAAGGAGAATAACGTACTTGGAGAAGGCAGTAACAGATGCAATAGCATTGGAGAAACGAGTGGTAGCAATATAATCAAAAAAGAATCGAGTGGAAATTATGACGATCTATTTGACGATTCCGTGGACGAGGATATGATCAGGTGCACTCAAGAGATAGAGGAGAAATTCAGTTTGATAGACAAGGGAAACTCCACACAAGTCAAAGCAGAGGAAGAATGCACAAAAGACATAACTAAGACGTCTGTACAGTCTAGTTCCAGTGAGGATTATAAAAAACCATTGGTCAGAAATGTTTTAGGCGCAGGTGACAATACTATGTTTAAGACTTACTCGAGattgtcaataaaatataatacgaaCTCTAGTATAAATGTCGTGACGCAGGAAGGTAAAAGTGCATACAAACCGTGtccaaataataataacataatacatTCCCCCCACATTGTCAAGAAGCCATGCGACAATAAGAAACTACTCAAAAGTAATACCGTGGAATTGTTTGATTTGCCAGAAGATTCCTTTGACGATTGGTTCGCGGATTGCGATGAAAAATTATTCTCGCAGTCCAATGGAACTCTGGCGCGCGAAAACGGCAATACAAAATTCCAATCCAACTATAAGTGCCTGACTAACGCGCCGTTGAAATCGGAAACCAAATCCGCTGATTTGTTTAATCCCGAAGCGTCTAATGCCACTTTTGCGAACAGAAAGTTCTTTAAGACTAAGAGTTTGTCGGAGCAATTCGTTAATCGGGGCGCAAATACAAATGCTAAAGATAATAGGATAAACGCGGCGAGACCTATGCACCTAAATTCGTCCAAAGGCACGCATGCCTCC GTGTGCGGTAAAAAGCGACGGTGA